Below is a window of Solanum stenotomum isolate F172 chromosome 7, ASM1918654v1, whole genome shotgun sequence DNA.
ACCACCGGGTTTGTTTCAACATTTGAAAGCCATGAGGACAATTCATCAAATGATGAACACACCAAGTGATGAAGGAAGTCGATATTACCAAGACTCGATAGCTGTCGTATCCAAGGGATATGAGCGTGAAATTGTGAGAATCTTGTTTTTGTACATCACTATCGATCTTTCAAACAACAAATTCGAAGGACATCTTCCAAGTACTATGGGAGATCTTATTGCACTCCGTGTGCTGAATATATCTCATAATGGATTGGAAGGTCATATGCCCCCATCACTTGGAAGATTATGTTCAGTTGAATCATTGGACCTGTCAAGTAACCATCTTGTAGGAGAGATACCAGCACAATTTGCTTCTCTTACATCTCTTGACGTCTTAAATCTCTCCTACAATCATCTCGAAGGATGCATTCCTCAAGGAAATCAATTTCATACCTTTGAGAACAATTCATATGAAGGCAATGATGGATTACGTGGATTTCCCTTTACAAAAAGTTGTGGCAATGATCGTGTATCAGGGACAAATTATGCCATATCTGGACAGCTAGACGATGAAGAGAGCAATTCTGAATTTcagagtgatttttggaaagctGCTCTTATGGGATATGGAAGTGGACTATGTATTGGATTATCCATTATATATTTCATGATTTCAACTGGAAACCTGAAATGGCCTGCAAGAATCATTGAAGAGCTGGAGCACAAAATTATGATGGGAAGGAGAAGGAAGCAGCGAAAGCAAAGGCACTTCTGCATTTccatttgtttttcttctttttctggtGTAACATTGTGAATTTGTGATGTAAATGATGTTTAATCAGTCTCTGCACCTTTTTGTATGCTTTTAAGCAATACTACTACAGTTATTTCATTACAGAGAAAACATATTTATACTCTGTATATATTTGATAGCCTCAGCTGTTGGCAGACCCTTTGGTTGttgatcaaaatcaaacaagacCGAGCACGACAAGAGTTAAAATCGAAGTTGACTTACTGGCAGCTTTGTTTGAACATGTAAGATGACCGCGCTTTAGTTGATAATTGGGCGGAAGATAGTATTCAGGACATTGGGAAATCTTAATAGATTAGTTGGTTGATTATTCTCATGTTCACATTTAGTTTTTGTAATTAGTATCATGAATCTCATTTGTGTTTACATAtttgttgttcttcttttcCTGACTTGACAAAgtttgtattacataatttacTTGAGCTtcagtaaaaaaaattccaagttCGTATTTTCAACTTTATATGTCTAATAACATAATTCTAAAGGAAAGACAATAGTTATATGTTTCAATCTCATAAATACTCTTATTTGGATACGTTTATTCTGTGAGTCGTCCCAAATACAATATGACGTGCATATCAAGCTAGATTAACGATGATGAACAATGTTAGCCAACATTTGTCAAACTGATTCACCAAAGGATTAATCCCaataaactttttcttttcattgttATTTAGCTTTAATGGATCAAAAAGTTTAAcataaagacaaaaaaagaaCAACTTAGATTTGACTTGACCAACCAACATTTTCTTTGATCAAATATGAACAGACAAAGAAAGTTTGTGTGAATGAGAGAGAGTAGCTGAATTTGCAAATTTTGGAGAAAACACGTTTCCGTTAGTCTTAACTCTTTAATGATAAGTAGCtttcatttgaaattttgacGAAAACATACAATGCAGCATATAAACAATGGGTTCAACTGaactcattattttattttattttggaacCCGAGGATAACCCGCACCAGCCGCTACAACCTCTGCCACAGCCTCTTCCCTTCGGTGAGCACTTTGTGCGCACTAGGtaaaccccccacccccactgTGTAATAGTTTGGAAACCACACAGGGAATGTAAAACGCACTAGGCAAACCCTATGTGACAGGCTCGACTCAAAAGACATTGAGGGGGGATCAATCCCGGGTCATCCATGTGGATAAccaccctccaaaccaactgagtCATCCCGAAGGACAGAACTCATTATTatcaaatacaaaattatatattgatttaattttaatttaaaatttatttgagttACTAATATCTATGGGCTATAACCCTCATCAgaccattcaaaattctaagccactaatcaaattattatatttctGATTTGACTCAAATTATCAATTTGGTGTGGTTTGTCGGTTTTTCTCATAcactatttatataaaatttgagtCCAATTAGCAAACACACAGACTTTCTCACTACTTACTATTTAGTAGCAACTTGATCTGcctatatatatttgtgtagcCCTTTCTTGATTTTCACTACCATCTTTCTCTAAAACACTTTGATGCTAAACATGGGCTACAGGCAATTCtcatttcttctctttctctgtttttgtcagctttctttttcttcatccaTACCTCATCCGTGCCGCAAAGATGAAAGCATTTCCCTTCTAAAATTGAAGAAGACGTTTACTTATCCCTCGTTTGACCAACATTCTTTTTCAATATTGAGTTTATGGAACATAAGCAGAGATTGTTGCTCATGGGATGGAGTCGTATGCGATGACATCACTGGCCATGTCATTGAACTTGACCTCTGCCGCAGCGGACTTGTTGGGACCATTGATTCCAATAGCAGCTTATTCCAACTCTCTCATCTCCAAAGGCTTGATCTTTCTTCGAATAACTTCTCCAATTC
It encodes the following:
- the LOC125871263 gene encoding receptor-like protein Cf-9 homolog, which encodes MIDLAGNNLKGAIPQCLSNISGLEVLDMHHNSLSGTLPTTFRIGSALKSFNFHGNKLEGKIPQSLINCKLLEVLDLGDNHLNDTFPVWLGTLPKLKVLSLRSNKLHGPIRTLTTENMFPQLQILDLSSNAFTKNIPPGLFQHLKAMRTIHQMMNTPSDEGSRYYQDSIAVVSKGYEREIVRILFLYITIDLSNNKFEGHLPSTMGDLIALRVLNISHNGLEGHMPPSLGRLCSVESLDLSSNHLVGEIPAQFASLTSLDVLNLSYNHLEGCIPQGNQFHTFENNSYEGNDGLRGFPFTKSCGNDRVSGTNYAISGQLDDEESNSEFQSDFWKAALMGYGSGLCIGLSIIYFMISTGNLKWPARIIEELEHKIMMGRRRKQRKQRHFCISICFSSFSGVTL